The following are encoded together in the Humulus lupulus chromosome 5, drHumLupu1.1, whole genome shotgun sequence genome:
- the LOC133780580 gene encoding uncharacterized protein LOC133780580: MDSTVFVAVLYDGVWAIEGFNLVFNSLTSKTLMFDIDTTLEKLREVLYEELDVDPLVYELKLEVCYMYMKGTKFPPEVLVKDSQLRVFLSMKAKMSVDNLLPLFVTKVKKNVNLEPTPPSVTPRSVVGTFVPEND, encoded by the exons ATGG ATTCAACTGTATTTGTGGCTGTATTGTATGATGGTGTTTGGGCTATCGAGGGTTTCAACTTGGTATTCAATTCCCTAACAAGTAAGACGTTGATGTTTGACATTGACACTACTTTGGAAAAGTTGCGTGAAGTTTTGTATGAAGAGTTGGATGTGGATCCTTTGGTGTATGAACTGAAATTAGAAGTCTGTTACATGTACATGAAAGGCACCAAGTTTCCGCCGGAGGTTTTAGTGAAAGATAGTCAACTACGAGTGTTTTTGAGCATGAAGGCAAAGATGAGTGTGGACAACTTGCTGCCACTATTTGTGACTAAGGTGAAGAAGAATGTGAATTTGGAGCCTACTCCCCCATCTGTAACCCCTCGAAGTGTGGTAGGGACCTTTGTCCCAGAAAATGATTAG
- the LOC133779422 gene encoding uncharacterized protein LOC133779422, whose product MWTREDIEENHVYTTSLSGTPSGEIHLGKLYTNKEEFKNVVGRYALKKNFEWMVKKSGTDVLYVTCKDQNCKWRLRGRKKARYDMFEVTVFHNEHTCNLDSRNSDHRQAAPWVIGHIIKEKYTSDGTKYMAKDIQRDMFKDYGIKISYEKAWRCREKALTYVRGMPAESYAKLYGYLYMLEQKNPGTITDIVREDDRFKYYFWSLDACRRGFKFCRPVISIDGTFLRTKYGGTMLLAVAYDAKNQLFPMAFAIVDSENHDSWKYFLQKLREAIGEVENLVFVSDRHQSIEHAVEVVFPEACHCFCFKHITMNVTHNFKTDVCNTQIWLAAYTWSKNECDRHFEVLKRMDPPIATYVEQIGLEKWARPYCPGDRYNIMTSNAAESFNNVTEEFRKYPITTLVEFTRFTLQNWFADRLENASKCTTPLATTFEKDLKAQHEDGRFRTVYRNGGQLFNVGTGPEGQRGGDVDLVERTCTCRMFQLLKIPCPHACAAVISQNASLYAFSSPYYTKDTWKKTYDATINVVGEEDDWVLPEHIKNMRVGVPVDKKPVGRPRKSNAGRRPTKRRPSNGQVVVEPRHCTNCGGSGHNRDTCKARI is encoded by the coding sequence ATGTGGACTAGGGAAGACATAGAGGAAAATCATGTCTATACGACATCTCTTAGTGGTACGCCTTCAGGGGAGATACATCTTGGCAAGTTGTACACAAACAAGGAAGAATTTAAGAATGTAGTGGGAAGGTATGCACTGAAAAAGAATTTTGAGTGGATGGTGAAGAAGTCTGGCACTGATGTGTTGTACGTTACTTGCAAGGATCAAAATTGTAAATGGAGATTAAGGGGGAGGAAGAAGGCACGTTATGACATGTTCGAGGTTACTGTGTTCCACAACGAACACACATGTAACTTGGATTCTAGAAATTCTGATCACCGTCAAGCAGCACCGTGGGTTATTGGCCACATTATTAAGGAAAAGTACACATCAGATGGAACTAAGTACATGGCAAAAGACATACAGAGGGATATGTTTAAGGATTATGGCATCAAGATTagttatgagaaggcttggaggtgtagagagaaggcacttacgTATGTGAGGGGTATGCCAGCAGAATCTTATGCAAAGTTATATGGTTACTTGTACATGCTGGAACAGAAGAATCCAGGTACTATTACTGACATTGTGAGAGAGGACGACCGGTTCAAGTACTATTTTTGGTCACTGGATGCTTGTAGGAGGGGATTTAAGTTTTGTCGTCCTGTGATTAGTATTGACGGAACATTCTTGAGGACAAAGTATGGGGGCACAATGTTACTTGCTGTTGCGTACGATGCAAAAAACCAATTGTTTCCGATGGCCTTTGCAATTGTCGACAGTgagaaccacgactcttggaAGTATTTCTTGCAGAAGTTAAGGGAAGCCATTGGGGAGGTTGAAAACCTTGTGTTCGTATCGGATAGGCATCAGAGCATTGAACATGCTGTCGAGGTCGTTTTCCCCGAAGCATGCCATTGTTTTTGCTTTAAACATATTACTATGAATGTCACGCACAATTTCAAGACTGATGTATGTAACACGCAAATATGGCTGGCAGCCTACACATGGTCGAAAAATGAATGTGATAGACATTTTGAGGTGCTCAAACGGATGGATCCTCCCATTGCTACATACGTCGAGCAAATAGGGCTTGAAAAGTGGGCTCGTCCTTATTGTCCAGGCGATCGATACAACATAATGACAAGCAACGCcgctgaaagcttcaacaacgTGACAGAAGAATTCAGGAAATATCCAATAACTACTTTGGTTGAATTCACCAGGTTCACACTGCAAAATTGGTTTGCTGATCGTCTCGAAAATGCAAGTAAGTGCACTACCCCTTTGGCAACTACTTTTGAGAAGGATTTAAAAGCACAACATGAAGATGGTAGGTTCAGGACTGTCTATCGTAATGGTGGGCAATTATTTAACGTTGGTACGGGTCCTGAAGGTCAGAGAGGTGGTGATGTGGACTTAGTCGAGAGAACATGCACATGCAGAATGTTCCAATTGCTAAAAATCCCTTGTCCTCATGCATGTGCCGCAGTAATTAGTCAAAATGCTAGCCTGTACGCATTTAGCTCCCCGTACTACACAAAAGACACGTGGAAGAAGACCTACGATGCAACAATTAATGTTGTCGGCGAGGAGGATGATTGGGTACTACCGGAACACATCAAGAACATGAGAGTCGGGGTACCAGTGGATAAAAAACCGGTGGGTCGCCCTAGGAAGAGCAATGCGGGTAGAAGACCGACGAAGCGTCGCCCGTCTAATGGTCAAGTGGTTGTGGAACCTCGCCATTGTACTAACTGCGGTGGTTCGGGGCACAACAGAGATACATGCAAAGCTCGAATTTGA
- the LOC133779423 gene encoding uncharacterized protein LOC133779423 has translation MLNWSTPVTVTKHDVKQTDVALLFEKRMVVLQILHPRNWEVEYWKSNCEGEVPTVDMGSDEMEETEAGTQDSTQFETQANPVAEYVQTAKIIPPSPPKEQTEPSTSGTVPPTSTPAANDADYLGLAKRLEKVEAQQIAIMAAQNEMKTTFESSQTEMKKLIMDQLATVISLLQKQPSQPAEDERRQYNSGSEDDVYPEDWEPNVDEVPSTPTDAIIMAIGDTQSQDVQQLYGPPAGVEFVRRAKWKPVYLKDYTAGKKKQRTGPVEVDTLRPTDPRLYKFFKRWITYSRDNRRPREVHIGIADRSWFVKLMVEHEWIDDSQIDAIFHLLRRRRKLFPEVYTTNCVVLDTSAPQIFSMYWNCHDGDRSTFIWDESVIDYVRGMEHRHLPCWENQEYIYFTLNLPAEKHWVAVEVDIENWQIVVYDCDIGATTEENIKSYLKPYTEIFASLLRASGYFKTNSYVFPVETGDLSQLPPMHYKRATPEVVPQPESSGDCGIYAIEYVEHRMLDRSFEKVNNDNMLTFRHRWCVDLFYQNV, from the exons ATGTTGAACTGGAGCACCCCCGTTACTGTTACGAAACACGATGTGAAGCAAACTGATGTGGCACTGCTGTTTGAGAAAAGG ATGGTTGTTCTTCAAATCTTGCACCCTCGGAATTGGGAGGTTGAATACTGGAAGTCCAATTGTGAGGGTGAAGTTCCCACGGTGGATATGGGCTCAGATGAGATGGAAGAAACAGAAGCTGGAACACAAGATTCCACTCAATTCGAGACCCAAGCAAACCCGGTGGCGGAATATGTTCAAACTGCAAAAATCATTCCACCATCACCACCAAAAGAACAAACAGAGCCGTCCACATCAGGCACTGTGCCTCCAACCTCAACTCCTGCAGCCAATGACGCCGACTACCTTGGGTTGGCGAAGAGATTGGAGAAGGTCGAAGCTCAACAAATAGCAATTATGGCTGCACAGAATGAGATGAAGACTACGTTTGAGAGTAGTCAGACTGAGATGAAGAAGCTTATCATGGATCAACTTGCGACCGTGATAAGTTTGTTACAGAAGCAACCATCACAGCCAGCAGAGGATGAACGTCGTCAGTATAATTCTGGTTCTGAAGACGATGTGTACCCTGAAGATTGGGAACCCAACGTAGATGAGGTTCCTTCTACTCCAACGGATGCCATTATTATGGCCATCGGAGATACGCAGTCTCAGGATGTGCAACAGTTGTATGGGCCACCGGCTGGAGTGGAATTTGTGAGGAGGGCAAAATGGAAGCCAGTGTATTTGAAGGACTACACAGCGGGGAAGAAGAAACAACGAACTGGTCCTGTTGAGGTTGATACTTTGAGGCCAACAGACCCACGACTCTACAAATTTTTCAAAAGGTGGATTACTTACTCGAGGGACAACCGCCGTCCTAGAGAAGTGCACATTGGCATTGCCGATCGGAGTTGGTTCGTGAAATTGATGGTGGAGCACGAATGGATCGACGATTCT CAAATTGATGCCATATTCCACTTGTTGAGAAGAAGGAGGAAGCTCTTCCCTGAGGTGTACACTACGAATTGTGTGGTTCTGGACACATCTGCTCCACAAATATTTTCAATGTACTGGAATTGTCATGATGGCGACAGAAGCACATTTATCTGGGATGAGTCAGTTATTGATTATGTGAGGGGGATGGAGCATCGACACTTGCCTTGTTGGGAGAACCAGGAGTACATCTACTTCACATTGAACCTTCCTGCTGAGAAGCATTGGGTGGCTGTTGAGGTAGATATTGAGAATTGGCAAATTGTTGTATATGACTGTGATATCGGCGCCACGACTGAGGAAAATATAAAGTCATATTTGAAGCCTTATACCGAGATATTTGCATCCTTATTGCGGGCTTCTGGTTATTTTAAGACCAACAGTTATGTATTTCCGGTTGAAACAGGTGATCTCAGCCAGCTCCCACCAATGCATTATAAACGAGCTACTCCGGAAGTTGTACCGCAACCGGAAAGCAG TGGCGATTGTGGAATATATGCCATTGAATACGTGGAGCACCGAATGTTGGATCGGTCGTTTGAGAAAGTTAACAATGATAACATGCTCACCTTTAGACATAGGTGGTGTGTTGACTTATTTTACCAGAATGTATAA
- the LOC133777615 gene encoding remorin 4.2-like, with amino-acid sequence MTRPKPYSTFLDEVKKQELEAEVEAWKKTKETELIDKLTRKEAAINEWERKQTSKIVEEMKKFESKLEKKHAKALQKFQKKMNITKAEANKMTTKARKETIEKISDISRISDRALATKNLKCVKLRFS; translated from the exons ATGACTCGGCCGAAGCCTTACAGTACGTTCTTAGATGAAGTCAAGaagcaggagcttgaggctgagGTAGAAGCATGGAAAAAAACCAAAGAAACCGAGCTTATTGACAA GTTAACCAGAAAAGAAGCAGCGATAAACGAATGGGAACGCAAGCAGACTAGCAAGATTgtggaagaaatgaagaaatttGAG AGCAAACTTGAGAAGAAGCATGCTAAAGCATTACAGAAATTCCAAAAGAAAATGAACATAACCAAGGCAGAGGCAAATAAAATGACAACAAAAGCAAGGAAagaaaccattgagaaaatatcAGACATTTCAAGGATCTCTGACAGAGCATTAGCTACGAAGAATTTAAAATGTGTCAAGCTACGGTTCTCTTAG
- the LOC133777616 gene encoding protein transport protein Sec61 subunit beta-like, translating into MVLGGGGAPQRGSAAATASMRRRRTTSSGASGGAAGTMLQFYTDDAPGLKISPNVVLIMSIGFIAFVAILHVMGKLYFVRRET; encoded by the coding sequence ATGGTTTTGGGTGGAGGAGGAGCTCCTCAAAGAGGAAGTGCTGCAGCCACTGCAAGCATGCGGCGAAGGAGGACAACAAGTAGCGGGGCTTCTGGCGGTGCTGCTGGGACCATGCTCCAGTTTTACACAGATGATGCTCCTGGACTCAAGATCTCACCCAATGTCGTTCTCATCATGAGCATTGGTTTCATAGCCTTTGTTGCAATTCTTCATGTTATGGGCAAGCTCTACTTTGTACGCAGAGAAACCTAG